The proteins below are encoded in one region of Candidatus Planktophila lacus:
- a CDS encoding methylated-DNA--[protein]-cysteine S-methyltransferase — protein sequence MALQISQYKSPIGVLNLIADDQILLGLNLSNVKALKDGLSQEDYEKGFKEVSKIPVITDLLGDYFAGDIDAINGISVRQPGAPFSQAAWKAMRKVKGGKVLSYADLADNAGSPAAVRAAGSACAKNAIALVVPCHRIVKTGGALGNYAYGLSKKEWLLRHENAL from the coding sequence GTGGCACTTCAGATTTCGCAATACAAATCTCCTATCGGGGTTCTAAATCTAATTGCTGACGATCAAATTCTTCTTGGGCTAAACCTTTCTAATGTGAAGGCCCTTAAAGATGGCCTTTCGCAGGAAGATTACGAAAAGGGCTTCAAGGAAGTTTCAAAAATTCCTGTCATCACAGACTTATTAGGCGATTACTTTGCCGGCGACATAGATGCGATCAATGGAATATCAGTCCGCCAACCTGGTGCGCCATTTTCACAGGCAGCGTGGAAAGCGATGCGCAAAGTTAAGGGTGGCAAAGTTCTTTCTTACGCTGATTTAGCAGATAACGCTGGATCGCCAGCTGCGGTGCGTGCAGCGGGCTCTGCATGTGCCAAGAATGCAATTGCACTCGTTGTGCCATGTCATCGAATAGTAAAAACTGGGGGAGCCCTCGGAAATTACGCGTATGGGCTAAGTAAGAAAGAGTGGCTATTACGCCACGAGAACGCGCTTTAA
- a CDS encoding threonine aldolase family protein: MANPIDLRSDTVTRPSQAMRQAMASAEVGDDVYSDDPTVNSLEERVAALFGKEAGVFTPTGSLANQLAIRMLVAPGEELIAETNSHIVRAELGAAAVFSGITTRTWPAKNGLLVAEDALEIARPNSGPYLVSTTAIAVENTHNFGGGTVQPLDQIKALRKGADEIGVALHLDGARIWNAHVASGVAFNEYGKYFDTISVCLSKGLGAPIGSVMLSTKERVTKARIWRKRYGAGMRQVGLLAGAAHYALDNNIARLSEDHRRAKELAVAIAAIDKSFVDPALVETNIVGLDLANAPYTAAELATRCREAGLWISALGPNYARLVTHLDFDDEQCAAAIEILKRVLVA, translated from the coding sequence ATGGCCAACCCAATTGATCTTCGCTCAGATACCGTAACTCGCCCATCACAGGCGATGCGCCAAGCGATGGCAAGTGCTGAAGTTGGCGATGATGTTTATAGCGATGATCCAACTGTTAACTCGCTCGAAGAACGAGTTGCGGCGCTCTTTGGGAAAGAAGCAGGTGTGTTTACACCAACTGGATCGCTAGCCAACCAACTGGCTATTCGCATGCTTGTTGCCCCTGGCGAAGAGTTAATCGCAGAAACTAATTCTCATATCGTTCGCGCCGAACTGGGTGCTGCTGCAGTATTTAGCGGAATAACAACGCGCACTTGGCCCGCCAAGAACGGTCTCTTAGTTGCCGAAGATGCGCTAGAAATCGCCCGCCCAAATTCGGGTCCTTACTTAGTTTCAACAACCGCGATTGCAGTGGAAAATACCCATAACTTTGGCGGCGGAACTGTCCAACCACTTGATCAAATCAAAGCGCTTCGTAAAGGCGCAGATGAAATTGGCGTTGCCCTGCACTTAGATGGCGCACGTATCTGGAACGCCCACGTTGCAAGTGGCGTTGCTTTCAACGAATATGGAAAATACTTCGACACGATCAGCGTCTGCCTATCTAAAGGTTTAGGTGCGCCAATTGGTTCAGTAATGCTCAGCACCAAAGAGCGTGTGACCAAGGCGCGTATCTGGCGCAAGCGTTACGGGGCCGGGATGCGCCAGGTTGGCTTGCTCGCAGGTGCTGCGCATTACGCACTCGATAACAATATTGCTCGCTTATCAGAAGATCATCGCCGCGCTAAAGAGTTGGCAGTTGCCATCGCTGCCATAGATAAATCCTTTGTTGATCCGGCTTTAGTTGAGACAAATATCGTTGGACTTGATTTAGCAAACGCTCCATATACAGCGGCAGAACTCGCAACGCGTTGCCGTGAAGCAGGACTTTGGATTAGCGCGCTAGGTCCAAATTATGCGCGCTTGGTTACTCATTTAGATTTTGACGACGAGCAATGCGCTGCTGCAATTGAAATATTAAAGCGCGTTCTCGTGGCGTAA
- a CDS encoding DMT family transporter, with product MSARHQLQLKLAPWALLAVSASWGAAFVLMKPAIERQAVNSFLATRFVVAVLAMVILRPSVLQKLNRELILKGSLAGLFLGSGYIFQTLGLARTGAAITGFVTGLYVVLTPLIAAVFLKERIRSFTWFCVVLATIGLALLSLQGWSVGVGEALVFISAIAFAAHIVTLSKWSLGLDAYALTVVQLTICAILTGVISLGQGYETPPDAGVWGVVIFTAVVCTAVAFIVQTWSQAHMSSTKVAVILTMEVVFAALFAVVFGGESLSLQVSIGGILVVIAMYLIVMKEA from the coding sequence ATGAGCGCGCGCCATCAACTCCAGTTAAAGCTCGCGCCTTGGGCGCTACTAGCGGTCTCAGCATCTTGGGGCGCAGCCTTCGTTCTGATGAAACCAGCGATCGAGCGCCAAGCAGTAAATAGTTTTCTAGCAACACGCTTTGTGGTGGCAGTTCTTGCGATGGTAATTCTGCGCCCAAGTGTCTTGCAGAAGTTAAATCGCGAATTGATTTTGAAAGGCTCACTAGCCGGTCTCTTCTTAGGCTCTGGTTATATATTCCAAACTCTTGGACTTGCTCGCACCGGGGCTGCGATTACAGGTTTTGTTACTGGACTCTACGTTGTTCTAACACCGCTAATTGCAGCGGTGTTTTTAAAGGAGAGAATTAGATCTTTTACTTGGTTCTGTGTTGTGCTGGCGACAATTGGCCTTGCGTTGCTTTCACTACAAGGCTGGTCAGTCGGGGTTGGTGAGGCGCTCGTCTTCATTAGCGCTATCGCTTTTGCCGCGCATATCGTTACTTTGAGTAAATGGAGTTTAGGTTTAGATGCCTATGCACTTACCGTTGTTCAACTCACGATTTGCGCGATCCTAACTGGCGTAATTTCTCTTGGACAAGGTTATGAAACCCCGCCAGATGCCGGAGTTTGGGGCGTAGTAATTTTCACCGCGGTTGTTTGCACCGCAGTTGCCTTCATCGTACAAACTTGGTCGCAAGCCCATATGAGTTCTACCAAGGTGGCAGTTATCTTGACGATGGAAGTTGTCTTTGCTGCGCTCTTCGCTGTTGTATTTGGTGGAGAATCTCTCTCACTTCAAGTATCAATTGGCGGAATCTTGGTTGTGATCGCGATGTATTTGATCGTTATGAAAGAGGCGTGA
- a CDS encoding deoxyribonuclease IV — MPKTSPRIGAHTPTTGGMAKRSIAYAETIGAEAIQVFTSNPRGWAMPETNHEADALFREKAAALDLEVYVHAPFLINLGSPTEGTYKNSLASTEFSLKRGKEIGAHGVVVHTGSAVNEDFVDKAWKQIHKGMMPILNALTADAPMLLLEPTAGQGQSLVKRLEDLEYYLKALEYHPKVGICLDTCHVFAAGHDIAKKGGMKETLDLLVEVAGAERIQLIHANDSMDVCGALKDRHQNIGDGFIGVDPFKELLKHPAVKNAPLILETPGMEPEHGKEVELLKGLRG, encoded by the coding sequence CCGCGTATCGGTGCACATACTCCGACTACCGGTGGAATGGCTAAGCGCTCTATCGCATATGCCGAAACTATCGGCGCCGAAGCGATCCAGGTATTTACCTCTAATCCACGCGGCTGGGCAATGCCAGAGACCAACCATGAAGCAGATGCACTCTTTCGTGAAAAGGCAGCAGCGTTAGATCTTGAGGTTTATGTACACGCACCATTTCTAATCAACCTCGGTTCCCCAACTGAAGGCACTTATAAAAATTCACTTGCATCTACCGAGTTCTCGCTTAAGCGCGGTAAAGAGATTGGTGCACATGGCGTTGTAGTTCATACCGGCTCAGCCGTTAATGAAGATTTTGTTGATAAAGCATGGAAGCAAATCCATAAAGGGATGATGCCGATCCTTAACGCGCTAACTGCTGATGCTCCAATGTTGCTACTAGAACCAACTGCCGGCCAAGGACAATCACTTGTTAAGCGGTTAGAGGATCTGGAATATTACTTAAAGGCTCTCGAGTACCATCCAAAAGTTGGCATCTGTCTTGATACCTGCCATGTCTTTGCCGCAGGCCATGACATCGCTAAAAAAGGTGGCATGAAAGAGACTTTGGATTTACTTGTTGAAGTCGCTGGCGCAGAACGTATCCAATTAATCCACGCCAATGATTCGATGGATGTCTGCGGTGCGCTTAAAGATCGCCACCAAAACATTGGCGATGGTTTTATCGGTGTAGATCCCTTTAAAGAGTTACTAAAGCACCCGGCGGTTAAGAACGCTCCCCTAATTTTGGAGACGCCTGGCATGGAACCAGAGCACGGTAAAGAGGTTGAACTTCTAAAAGGTTTACGTGGATGA